In one Gossypium hirsutum isolate 1008001.06 chromosome D09, Gossypium_hirsutum_v2.1, whole genome shotgun sequence genomic region, the following are encoded:
- the LOC107890860 gene encoding probable serine/threonine protein kinase IREH1 isoform X1: MVFKNKLFFSSKKSDSDGSNSPRSASNSPIRSDKKKPRASTSQQASTSTSTSLFSPVACKQTQVKDGPRSKDLKPRTPPSKPSSSSTSKKPDAKDRSSSESPLLASSLGLNRIKTRSGPLPQETFFSFRGEKSAVASVLGASNLSRPGRSSSGGDGSSSKSGSGKKDVLTKRLLQDSLLDNVSNSDSMSTGSGGGWHSREQSLGVQGKSRLQNGEPSSGAGQDESSLGHSGGLKSSDFCTPEISFDCENPKESESPRFQAILRVTSGPRKRFPADIKSFSHELNSKGVRPFPLWKPRRLNNLEETLVAIRAKFDKAKEEVNSDLAIFAADLVGVLERTADSHPEWQETIEDLLVLARRCAMTPPGEFWLQCEGIVQELDDKRQELPACVLKQLYTRMLFILTRCTRLLQFHKESGLAEDEPLVQLRQSRVLHPVDNRKFSGVLREAKSLGSSKASKAASSKKSYSQEQHALDWSKDHVVLPGGSVAPIDDTPKNLESPASIDKITSWKKLPTPARKGPKEVTAIKEQHNSTSETLKRTGTSDVDLTSINLQELPAAKESEGQPSKHQHKVSSGSRGDQPTASEGSSIICRICEEEVPTSNVEDHSRICTAADRCDQNGLSVDERLVRIAETLEKMADSFANKDIQHLGSPDVAKASNSSVTEESDVLSPKLSDWSRRGSEDMLDCFPEADNSVFMDDLKGLPSMSCKTRFGPKSDQGMTTSSAGSMTPRSPLSTPRTCQIDLLLSGKGAFSEQEDLPQMNELADIARCVANTPLADDQSMPYLLSCLDDLRNVIDRRKFNALTVETFGARIEKLIREKYLQLCELVEDEKVDITSTVIDEDAPLEDDVVRSLRTSPILSSKDRTSIDDFEIIKPISRGAFGRVFFAKKRTTGDLFAIKVLKKADMIRKNAVESILAERDILISVRNPFVVRFFYSFTCRENLYLVMEYLNGGDLYSLLRNLGCLDEEVARVYIAEVVLALEYLHSQHVVHRDLKPDNLLIAHDGHIKLTDFGLSKVGLINSTDDLSGPAVSGTSLLDDEQPQLSASDHQQERRKKRSAVGTPDYLAPEILLGTGHGATADWWSVGVILFELIVGIPPFNAEHPQTIFDNILNRKIPWPRVPEEMSLEAQDLIDRLLTEDPHQRLGARGASEVKQHVFFKDINWDTLARQKAAFVPSSESALDTSYFTSRYSWNPSDDHVYPGSELDDSSDADSLSGSSDYLSNHQDEVGDECGGLTEFESISSVNYSFSNFSFKNLSQLASINYDLLSKGWKDDHPANNSNA; this comes from the exons ATGGTGTTCAAAAACAAGCTCTTCTTCTCTTCGAAGAAATCGGATTCTGACGGATCAAACAGCCCTCGATCTGCTTCCAATTCCCCCATCCGATCCGACAAGAAGAAACCCAGAGCTTCTACTTCCCAACAGGCCTCCACTTCCACTTCCACTTCCCTTTTCTCTCCCGTTGCTTGCAAGCAAACCCAAGTAAAAGATGGACCTAGAAGCAAGGACCTCAAACCCCGAACACCACCTTCTAAGCCCTCTTCTTCTTCTACCTCCAAGAAGCCCGATGCCAAGGACAGGTCCTCGTCCGAGTCGCCCCTACTAGCCTCCTCCTTGGGTTTGAACCGGATTAAAACCCGCTCTGGCCCCTTGCCGCAGGAGACATTTTTCAGCTTCCGAGGTGAGAAAAGTGCAGTGGCTTCAGTGCTCGGAGCTAGTAACTTGTCTAGGCCTGGACGTTCCAGTAGTGGTGGCGATGGTAGTTCGTCGAAATCAGGTTCTGGGAAGAAAGACGTATTGACCAAGAGGTTATTGCAAGACAGTTTGCTTGATAATGTGAGCAATTCGGATAGTATGTCGACTGGGAGTGGTGGTGGTTGGCACTCAAGAGAGCAGAGTCTTGGTGTGCAAGGGAAGTCACGGTTGCAGAACGGGGAACCATCTTCAGGTGCTG GGCAAGACGAGTCATCACTTGGGCACTCTGGAGGCTTAAAAAGTTCAGATTTTTGTACACCAGAG ATTTCATTTGATTGTGAAAACCCAAAGGAATCTGAATCGCCCCGTTTTCAAGCTATTCTCCGTGTTACAAGTGGTCCTCGGAAGAGGTTCCCTGCTGATATTAAGAGCTTTTCCCAtgaattaaattccaaaggtGTACGACCATTTCCGCTTTGGAAACCTCGGCGCTTAAACAACTTGgag GAAACCTTGGTTGCTATTAGAGCAAAATTTGACAAAGCAAAGGAGGAAGTGAACTCTGATCTGGCTATTTTTGCAGCAGATCTTGTTGGAGTTCTAGAAAGAACTGCTGACAGTCATCCTGAGTGGCAGGAAACTATTGAGGATTTGCTGGTTTTGGCTCGAAGGTGTGCTATGACACCACCTGGTGAGTTTTGGCTTCAGTGTGAAGGCATTGTTCAGGAGCTAGATGATAAGCGTCAAGAACTTCCTGCGTGTGTGCTGAAGCAGCTTTATACCCGGATGCTTTTCATTCTCACAAGGTGTACAAGATTGTTGCAGTTTCACAAAGAAAGTGGGTTGGCTGAGGATGAACCTTTGGTACAACTTCGCCAATCTAGAGTCCTGCATCCTGTAGACAATAGAAAATTTTCAGGTGTTCTAAGAGAAGCAAAAAGTTTGGGTTCATCAAAGGCATCAAAAGCAGCCTCGTCTAAGAAATCTTATAGTCAGGAGCAACATGCCTTGGATTGGAGTAAGGACCACGTTGTCCTGCCAGGAGGTTCCGTTGCTCCCATTGATGACACACCAAAGAACTTGGAGTCTCCTGCGAGCATAGACAAAATAACTTCTTGGAAGAAACTCCCAACTCCTGCCAGAAAAGGTCCAAAGGAAGTTACTGCTATTAAGGAGCAGCATAATAGCACAAGTGAAACTCTGAAAAGAACAGGGACGTCTGATGTAGATCTGACTTCTATTAACCTTCAGGAGCTTCCTGCTGCAAAAGAATCTGAAGGGCAGCCTTCTAAGCATCAACACAAAGTTTCTTCGGGTTCTCGGGGAGACCAACCGACTGCTTCTGAAGGAAGTTCTATAATATGCCGCATTTGTGAGGAGGAGGTTCCCACCTCAAATGTGGAAGATCACTCAAGAATATGTACCGCTGCTGATCGATGTGATCAGAACGGCTTAAGTGTTGATGAACGCCTTGTAAGAATTGCTGAAACACTTGAGAAGATGGCAGATTCCTTTGCTAATAAGGATATCCAACACTTAGGGAGCCCAGATGTTGCAAAAGCATCAAATTCAAGTGTGACTGAAGAATCTGATGTTCTATCTCCTAAACTAAGTGATTGGTCAAGGAGAGGTTCAGAAGACATGCTTGATTGTTTCCCTGAAGCTGATAATTCAGTTTTTATGGATGACCTTAAGGGTTTACCTTCCATGTCATGTAAAACTCGCTTTGGTCCAAAGTCTGATCAAGGAATGACAACATCGTCTGCAGGAAGCATGACTCCTAGATCTCCTTTATCGACACCAAGAACTTGTCAGATAGACTTGTTATTGTCAGGCAAGGGTGCTTTCTCTGAGCAAGAGGATCTTCCACAG ATGAATGAACTTGCTGATATTGCCAGATGCGTAGCAAATACACCATTGGCTGATGATCAATCCATGCCGTATTTGCTATCTTGTCTTGATGACTTGAGAAATGTCATAGACCGCAGAAAATTTAATGCACTTACAGTAGAAACATTTGGGGCACGCATTGAGAAACTGATCAG GGAGAAGTACTTGCAGCTTTGTGAGCTAGTCGAGGATGAAAAAGTTGATATAACTAGTACTGTCATTGATGAGGATGCTCCCTTAGAGGATGATGTGGTTCGTAGTTTGAGAACTAGCCCTATTCTTTCATCCAAAGACCGTACCTCCATAGATGACTTTGAGATAATAAAACCAATTAGTCGTGGAGCATTTGGACGTGTTTTCTTTGCTAAAAAGAGAACAACGGGGGATCTTTTTGCCATAAAG GTTCTAAAGAAGGCAGATATGATTCGTAAGAATGCAGTTGAAAGTATATTAGCAGAGCGTGATATTTTGATTTCAGTCCGCAACCCATTTGTG GTTCGATTTTTCTATTCATTTACTTGCCGTGAGAACTTGTATCTTGTGATGGAGTATTTAAATGGAGGAGATTTATATTCATTGTTGAGAAATTTAGGCTGCTTGGATGAAGAGGTTGCTCGTGTGTACATAGCAGAAGTa GTGCTTGCATTGGAGTATTTACATTCTCAGCATGTGGTTCATCGGGATCTGAAGCCTGATAATTTGTTGATTGCACACGATGGTCATATCAAG TTGACCGATTTTGGGCTTTCAAAGGTTGGTCTCATCAACAGCACTGATGACTTATCTGGTCCAGCAGTTAGTGGCACATCTCTACTTGACGATGAGCAGCCTCAGTTATCTGCATCTGACCACCAGCAAGAGAGGCGGAAGAAACGATCTGCTGTTGGAACGCCTGACTATTTGGCACCAGAGATTCTTCTGGGAACAGGACATG GTGCAACAGCGGATTGGTGGTCTGTGGGTGTCATTCTGTTTGAACTGATTGTTGGCATTCCACCCTTCAATGCAGAGCATCCGCAG ACAATATTTGATAATATTCTCAACCGTAAAATACCTTGGCCAAGGGTGCCTGAAGAAATGAGCCTAGAAGCACAAGATCTAATTGATCG ACTGTTGACAGAAGATCCCCATCAGAGACTTGGAGCCAGAGGAGCATCGGAG GTGAAGCAGCATGTATTTTTCAAAGATATCAACTGGGACACTCTTGCAAGGCAAAAG GCTGCCTTTGTTCCTAGTTCGGAGAGTGCACTCGATACTAGTTACTTTACTAGTCGCTACTCGTGGAATCCTTCAGATGATCATGTTTATCCTGGTAGTGAACTCGATGATTCTAGTGATGCTGACAGTTTAAGTGGCAGTAGTGATTACCTGAGCAACCACCAAGATGAAGTG GGAGATGAATGTGGAGGTCTGACTGAATTCGAGTCTATTTCATCTGTCAATTATTCTTTCAGTAATTTCTCATTTAAG AATCTGTCCCAGCTCGCATCTATTAACTATGACCTGCTTTCTAAAGGTTGGAAGGATGATCATCCGGCAAATAATTCGAATGCATAG
- the LOC107890860 gene encoding probable serine/threonine protein kinase IREH1 isoform X7, whose protein sequence is MVFKNKLFFSSKKSDSDGSNSPRSASNSPIRSDKKKPRASTSQQASTSTSTSLFSPVACKQTQVKDGPRSKDLKPRTPPSKPSSSSTSKKPDAKDRSSSESPLLASSLGLNRIKTRSGPLPQETFFSFRGEKSAVASVLGASNLSRPGRSSSGGDGSSSKSGSGKKDVLTKRLLQDSLLDNVSNSDSMSTGSGGGWHSREQSLGVQGKSRLQNGEPSSGAGQDESSLGHSGGLKSSDFCTPEISFDCENPKESESPRFQAILRVTSGPRKRFPADIKSFSHELNSKGVRPFPLWKPRRLNNLEETLVAIRAKFDKAKEEVNSDLAIFAADLVGVLERTADSHPEWQETIEDLLVLARRCAMTPPGEFWLQCEGIVQELDDKRQELPACVLKQLYTRMLFILTRCTRLLQFHKESGLAEDEPLVQLRQSRVLHPVDNRKFSGVLREAKSLGSSKASKAASSKKSYSQEQHALDWSKDHVVLPGGSVAPIDDTPKNLESPASIDKITSWKKLPTPARKGPKEVTAIKEQHNSTSETLKRTGTSDVDLTSINLQELPAAKESEGQPSKHQHKVSSGSRGDQPTASEGSSIICRICEEEVPTSNVEDHSRICTAADRCDQNGLSVDERLVRIAETLEKMADSFANKDIQHLGSPDVAKASNSSVTEESDVLSPKLSDWSRRGSEDMLDCFPEADNSVFMDDLKGLPSMSCKTRFGPKSDQGMTTSSAGSMTPRSPLSTPRTCQIDLLLSGKGAFSEQEDLPQMNELADIARCVANTPLADDQSMPYLLSCLDDLRNVIDRRKFNALTVETFGARIEKLIREKYLQLCELVEDEKVDITSTVIDEDAPLEDDVVRSLRTSPILSSKDRTSIDDFEIIKPISRGAFGRVFFAKKRTTGDLFAIKVLKKADMIRKNAVESILAERDILISVRNPFVVRFFYSFTCRENLYLVMEYLNGGDLYSLLRNLGCLDEEVARVYIAEVVLALEYLHSQHVVHRDLKPDNLLIAHDGHIKLTDFGLSKVGLINSTDDLSGPAVSGTSLLDDEQPQLSASDHQQERRKKRSAVGTPDYLAPEILLGTGHGATADWWSVGVILFELIVGIPPFNAEHPQTILEVNNRAHI, encoded by the exons ATGGTGTTCAAAAACAAGCTCTTCTTCTCTTCGAAGAAATCGGATTCTGACGGATCAAACAGCCCTCGATCTGCTTCCAATTCCCCCATCCGATCCGACAAGAAGAAACCCAGAGCTTCTACTTCCCAACAGGCCTCCACTTCCACTTCCACTTCCCTTTTCTCTCCCGTTGCTTGCAAGCAAACCCAAGTAAAAGATGGACCTAGAAGCAAGGACCTCAAACCCCGAACACCACCTTCTAAGCCCTCTTCTTCTTCTACCTCCAAGAAGCCCGATGCCAAGGACAGGTCCTCGTCCGAGTCGCCCCTACTAGCCTCCTCCTTGGGTTTGAACCGGATTAAAACCCGCTCTGGCCCCTTGCCGCAGGAGACATTTTTCAGCTTCCGAGGTGAGAAAAGTGCAGTGGCTTCAGTGCTCGGAGCTAGTAACTTGTCTAGGCCTGGACGTTCCAGTAGTGGTGGCGATGGTAGTTCGTCGAAATCAGGTTCTGGGAAGAAAGACGTATTGACCAAGAGGTTATTGCAAGACAGTTTGCTTGATAATGTGAGCAATTCGGATAGTATGTCGACTGGGAGTGGTGGTGGTTGGCACTCAAGAGAGCAGAGTCTTGGTGTGCAAGGGAAGTCACGGTTGCAGAACGGGGAACCATCTTCAGGTGCTG GGCAAGACGAGTCATCACTTGGGCACTCTGGAGGCTTAAAAAGTTCAGATTTTTGTACACCAGAG ATTTCATTTGATTGTGAAAACCCAAAGGAATCTGAATCGCCCCGTTTTCAAGCTATTCTCCGTGTTACAAGTGGTCCTCGGAAGAGGTTCCCTGCTGATATTAAGAGCTTTTCCCAtgaattaaattccaaaggtGTACGACCATTTCCGCTTTGGAAACCTCGGCGCTTAAACAACTTGgag GAAACCTTGGTTGCTATTAGAGCAAAATTTGACAAAGCAAAGGAGGAAGTGAACTCTGATCTGGCTATTTTTGCAGCAGATCTTGTTGGAGTTCTAGAAAGAACTGCTGACAGTCATCCTGAGTGGCAGGAAACTATTGAGGATTTGCTGGTTTTGGCTCGAAGGTGTGCTATGACACCACCTGGTGAGTTTTGGCTTCAGTGTGAAGGCATTGTTCAGGAGCTAGATGATAAGCGTCAAGAACTTCCTGCGTGTGTGCTGAAGCAGCTTTATACCCGGATGCTTTTCATTCTCACAAGGTGTACAAGATTGTTGCAGTTTCACAAAGAAAGTGGGTTGGCTGAGGATGAACCTTTGGTACAACTTCGCCAATCTAGAGTCCTGCATCCTGTAGACAATAGAAAATTTTCAGGTGTTCTAAGAGAAGCAAAAAGTTTGGGTTCATCAAAGGCATCAAAAGCAGCCTCGTCTAAGAAATCTTATAGTCAGGAGCAACATGCCTTGGATTGGAGTAAGGACCACGTTGTCCTGCCAGGAGGTTCCGTTGCTCCCATTGATGACACACCAAAGAACTTGGAGTCTCCTGCGAGCATAGACAAAATAACTTCTTGGAAGAAACTCCCAACTCCTGCCAGAAAAGGTCCAAAGGAAGTTACTGCTATTAAGGAGCAGCATAATAGCACAAGTGAAACTCTGAAAAGAACAGGGACGTCTGATGTAGATCTGACTTCTATTAACCTTCAGGAGCTTCCTGCTGCAAAAGAATCTGAAGGGCAGCCTTCTAAGCATCAACACAAAGTTTCTTCGGGTTCTCGGGGAGACCAACCGACTGCTTCTGAAGGAAGTTCTATAATATGCCGCATTTGTGAGGAGGAGGTTCCCACCTCAAATGTGGAAGATCACTCAAGAATATGTACCGCTGCTGATCGATGTGATCAGAACGGCTTAAGTGTTGATGAACGCCTTGTAAGAATTGCTGAAACACTTGAGAAGATGGCAGATTCCTTTGCTAATAAGGATATCCAACACTTAGGGAGCCCAGATGTTGCAAAAGCATCAAATTCAAGTGTGACTGAAGAATCTGATGTTCTATCTCCTAAACTAAGTGATTGGTCAAGGAGAGGTTCAGAAGACATGCTTGATTGTTTCCCTGAAGCTGATAATTCAGTTTTTATGGATGACCTTAAGGGTTTACCTTCCATGTCATGTAAAACTCGCTTTGGTCCAAAGTCTGATCAAGGAATGACAACATCGTCTGCAGGAAGCATGACTCCTAGATCTCCTTTATCGACACCAAGAACTTGTCAGATAGACTTGTTATTGTCAGGCAAGGGTGCTTTCTCTGAGCAAGAGGATCTTCCACAG ATGAATGAACTTGCTGATATTGCCAGATGCGTAGCAAATACACCATTGGCTGATGATCAATCCATGCCGTATTTGCTATCTTGTCTTGATGACTTGAGAAATGTCATAGACCGCAGAAAATTTAATGCACTTACAGTAGAAACATTTGGGGCACGCATTGAGAAACTGATCAG GGAGAAGTACTTGCAGCTTTGTGAGCTAGTCGAGGATGAAAAAGTTGATATAACTAGTACTGTCATTGATGAGGATGCTCCCTTAGAGGATGATGTGGTTCGTAGTTTGAGAACTAGCCCTATTCTTTCATCCAAAGACCGTACCTCCATAGATGACTTTGAGATAATAAAACCAATTAGTCGTGGAGCATTTGGACGTGTTTTCTTTGCTAAAAAGAGAACAACGGGGGATCTTTTTGCCATAAAG GTTCTAAAGAAGGCAGATATGATTCGTAAGAATGCAGTTGAAAGTATATTAGCAGAGCGTGATATTTTGATTTCAGTCCGCAACCCATTTGTG GTTCGATTTTTCTATTCATTTACTTGCCGTGAGAACTTGTATCTTGTGATGGAGTATTTAAATGGAGGAGATTTATATTCATTGTTGAGAAATTTAGGCTGCTTGGATGAAGAGGTTGCTCGTGTGTACATAGCAGAAGTa GTGCTTGCATTGGAGTATTTACATTCTCAGCATGTGGTTCATCGGGATCTGAAGCCTGATAATTTGTTGATTGCACACGATGGTCATATCAAG TTGACCGATTTTGGGCTTTCAAAGGTTGGTCTCATCAACAGCACTGATGACTTATCTGGTCCAGCAGTTAGTGGCACATCTCTACTTGACGATGAGCAGCCTCAGTTATCTGCATCTGACCACCAGCAAGAGAGGCGGAAGAAACGATCTGCTGTTGGAACGCCTGACTATTTGGCACCAGAGATTCTTCTGGGAACAGGACATG GTGCAACAGCGGATTGGTGGTCTGTGGGTGTCATTCTGTTTGAACTGATTGTTGGCATTCCACCCTTCAATGCAGAGCATCCGCAG ACAATATTAGAAGTAAACAACAGAGCACATATATAA
- the LOC107890860 gene encoding probable serine/threonine protein kinase IREH1 isoform X6, which produces MVFKNKLFFSSKKSDSDGSNSPRSASNSPIRSDKKKPRASTSQQASTSTSTSLFSPVACKQTQVKDGPRSKDLKPRTPPSKPSSSSTSKKPDAKDRSSSESPLLASSLGLNRIKTRSGPLPQETFFSFRGEKSAVASVLGASNLSRPGRSSSGGDGSSSKSGSGKKDVLTKRLLQDSLLDNVSNSDSMSTGSGGGWHSREQSLGVQGKSRLQNGEPSSGAGQDESSLGHSGGLKSSDFCTPEISFDCENPKESESPRFQAILRVTSGPRKRFPADIKSFSHELNSKGVRPFPLWKPRRLNNLEETLVAIRAKFDKAKEEVNSDLAIFAADLVGVLERTADSHPEWQETIEDLLVLARRCAMTPPGEFWLQCEGIVQELDDKRQELPACVLKQLYTRMLFILTRCTRLLQFHKESGLAEDEPLVQLRQSRVLHPVDNRKFSGVLREAKSLGSSKASKAASSKKSYSQEQHALDWSKDHVVLPGGSVAPIDDTPKNLESPASIDKITSWKKLPTPARKGPKEVTAIKEQHNSTSETLKRTGTSDVDLTSINLQELPAAKESEGQPSKHQHKVSSGSRGDQPTASEGSSIICRICEEEVPTSNVEDHSRICTAADRCDQNGLSVDERLVRIAETLEKMADSFANKDIQHLGSPDVAKASNSSVTEESDVLSPKLSDWSRRGSEDMLDCFPEADNSVFMDDLKGLPSMSCKTRFGPKSDQGMTTSSAGSMTPRSPLSTPRTCQIDLLLSGKGAFSEQEDLPQMNELADIARCVANTPLADDQSMPYLLSCLDDLRNVIDRRKFNALTVETFGARIEKLIREKYLQLCELVEDEKVDITSTVIDEDAPLEDDVVRSLRTSPILSSKDRTSIDDFEIIKPISRGAFGRVFFAKKRTTGDLFAIKVLKKADMIRKNAVESILAERDILISVRNPFVVRFFYSFTCRENLYLVMEYLNGGDLYSLLRNLGCLDEEVARVYIAEVVLALEYLHSQHVVHRDLKPDNLLIAHDGHIKLTDFGLSKVGLINSTDDLSGPAVSGTSLLDDEQPQLSASDHQQERRKKRSAVGTPDYLAPEILLGTGHGATADWWSVGVILFELIVGIPPFNAEHPQMFLSWLGWKLLRQY; this is translated from the exons ATGGTGTTCAAAAACAAGCTCTTCTTCTCTTCGAAGAAATCGGATTCTGACGGATCAAACAGCCCTCGATCTGCTTCCAATTCCCCCATCCGATCCGACAAGAAGAAACCCAGAGCTTCTACTTCCCAACAGGCCTCCACTTCCACTTCCACTTCCCTTTTCTCTCCCGTTGCTTGCAAGCAAACCCAAGTAAAAGATGGACCTAGAAGCAAGGACCTCAAACCCCGAACACCACCTTCTAAGCCCTCTTCTTCTTCTACCTCCAAGAAGCCCGATGCCAAGGACAGGTCCTCGTCCGAGTCGCCCCTACTAGCCTCCTCCTTGGGTTTGAACCGGATTAAAACCCGCTCTGGCCCCTTGCCGCAGGAGACATTTTTCAGCTTCCGAGGTGAGAAAAGTGCAGTGGCTTCAGTGCTCGGAGCTAGTAACTTGTCTAGGCCTGGACGTTCCAGTAGTGGTGGCGATGGTAGTTCGTCGAAATCAGGTTCTGGGAAGAAAGACGTATTGACCAAGAGGTTATTGCAAGACAGTTTGCTTGATAATGTGAGCAATTCGGATAGTATGTCGACTGGGAGTGGTGGTGGTTGGCACTCAAGAGAGCAGAGTCTTGGTGTGCAAGGGAAGTCACGGTTGCAGAACGGGGAACCATCTTCAGGTGCTG GGCAAGACGAGTCATCACTTGGGCACTCTGGAGGCTTAAAAAGTTCAGATTTTTGTACACCAGAG ATTTCATTTGATTGTGAAAACCCAAAGGAATCTGAATCGCCCCGTTTTCAAGCTATTCTCCGTGTTACAAGTGGTCCTCGGAAGAGGTTCCCTGCTGATATTAAGAGCTTTTCCCAtgaattaaattccaaaggtGTACGACCATTTCCGCTTTGGAAACCTCGGCGCTTAAACAACTTGgag GAAACCTTGGTTGCTATTAGAGCAAAATTTGACAAAGCAAAGGAGGAAGTGAACTCTGATCTGGCTATTTTTGCAGCAGATCTTGTTGGAGTTCTAGAAAGAACTGCTGACAGTCATCCTGAGTGGCAGGAAACTATTGAGGATTTGCTGGTTTTGGCTCGAAGGTGTGCTATGACACCACCTGGTGAGTTTTGGCTTCAGTGTGAAGGCATTGTTCAGGAGCTAGATGATAAGCGTCAAGAACTTCCTGCGTGTGTGCTGAAGCAGCTTTATACCCGGATGCTTTTCATTCTCACAAGGTGTACAAGATTGTTGCAGTTTCACAAAGAAAGTGGGTTGGCTGAGGATGAACCTTTGGTACAACTTCGCCAATCTAGAGTCCTGCATCCTGTAGACAATAGAAAATTTTCAGGTGTTCTAAGAGAAGCAAAAAGTTTGGGTTCATCAAAGGCATCAAAAGCAGCCTCGTCTAAGAAATCTTATAGTCAGGAGCAACATGCCTTGGATTGGAGTAAGGACCACGTTGTCCTGCCAGGAGGTTCCGTTGCTCCCATTGATGACACACCAAAGAACTTGGAGTCTCCTGCGAGCATAGACAAAATAACTTCTTGGAAGAAACTCCCAACTCCTGCCAGAAAAGGTCCAAAGGAAGTTACTGCTATTAAGGAGCAGCATAATAGCACAAGTGAAACTCTGAAAAGAACAGGGACGTCTGATGTAGATCTGACTTCTATTAACCTTCAGGAGCTTCCTGCTGCAAAAGAATCTGAAGGGCAGCCTTCTAAGCATCAACACAAAGTTTCTTCGGGTTCTCGGGGAGACCAACCGACTGCTTCTGAAGGAAGTTCTATAATATGCCGCATTTGTGAGGAGGAGGTTCCCACCTCAAATGTGGAAGATCACTCAAGAATATGTACCGCTGCTGATCGATGTGATCAGAACGGCTTAAGTGTTGATGAACGCCTTGTAAGAATTGCTGAAACACTTGAGAAGATGGCAGATTCCTTTGCTAATAAGGATATCCAACACTTAGGGAGCCCAGATGTTGCAAAAGCATCAAATTCAAGTGTGACTGAAGAATCTGATGTTCTATCTCCTAAACTAAGTGATTGGTCAAGGAGAGGTTCAGAAGACATGCTTGATTGTTTCCCTGAAGCTGATAATTCAGTTTTTATGGATGACCTTAAGGGTTTACCTTCCATGTCATGTAAAACTCGCTTTGGTCCAAAGTCTGATCAAGGAATGACAACATCGTCTGCAGGAAGCATGACTCCTAGATCTCCTTTATCGACACCAAGAACTTGTCAGATAGACTTGTTATTGTCAGGCAAGGGTGCTTTCTCTGAGCAAGAGGATCTTCCACAG ATGAATGAACTTGCTGATATTGCCAGATGCGTAGCAAATACACCATTGGCTGATGATCAATCCATGCCGTATTTGCTATCTTGTCTTGATGACTTGAGAAATGTCATAGACCGCAGAAAATTTAATGCACTTACAGTAGAAACATTTGGGGCACGCATTGAGAAACTGATCAG GGAGAAGTACTTGCAGCTTTGTGAGCTAGTCGAGGATGAAAAAGTTGATATAACTAGTACTGTCATTGATGAGGATGCTCCCTTAGAGGATGATGTGGTTCGTAGTTTGAGAACTAGCCCTATTCTTTCATCCAAAGACCGTACCTCCATAGATGACTTTGAGATAATAAAACCAATTAGTCGTGGAGCATTTGGACGTGTTTTCTTTGCTAAAAAGAGAACAACGGGGGATCTTTTTGCCATAAAG GTTCTAAAGAAGGCAGATATGATTCGTAAGAATGCAGTTGAAAGTATATTAGCAGAGCGTGATATTTTGATTTCAGTCCGCAACCCATTTGTG GTTCGATTTTTCTATTCATTTACTTGCCGTGAGAACTTGTATCTTGTGATGGAGTATTTAAATGGAGGAGATTTATATTCATTGTTGAGAAATTTAGGCTGCTTGGATGAAGAGGTTGCTCGTGTGTACATAGCAGAAGTa GTGCTTGCATTGGAGTATTTACATTCTCAGCATGTGGTTCATCGGGATCTGAAGCCTGATAATTTGTTGATTGCACACGATGGTCATATCAAG TTGACCGATTTTGGGCTTTCAAAGGTTGGTCTCATCAACAGCACTGATGACTTATCTGGTCCAGCAGTTAGTGGCACATCTCTACTTGACGATGAGCAGCCTCAGTTATCTGCATCTGACCACCAGCAAGAGAGGCGGAAGAAACGATCTGCTGTTGGAACGCCTGACTATTTGGCACCAGAGATTCTTCTGGGAACAGGACATG GTGCAACAGCGGATTGGTGGTCTGTGGGTGTCATTCTGTTTGAACTGATTGTTGGCATTCCACCCTTCAATGCAGAGCATCCGCAG ATGTTCCTTTCTTGGCTGGGATGGAAACTGCTGAGACAATATTAG